Proteins found in one Aneurinibacillus uraniidurans genomic segment:
- a CDS encoding cytochrome P450: MAENIVQVSRFNPLSPEFRTNPYPFYDALRATAPVHWVSSIDQEDWFVTSYKEAFSILKDCRFEKRMRIPETSEAYGPLAHIQKNMMLFQNPPDHTRLRMLVSKAFTPHMIQELYPYIEETVNELLDEIQPTGKMELISEFAFPLPVIVITKMLGIPIDEREQFREWANVLIRTIDLSRTEESLDQGGEVARKLIGYFHSLIEQCRRHPQNDLMSQLIQAEEQGDRLNEDELVAMCILLLIAGHETTMNLIGNGMLSLLQHPQQCEKLRENPVLISTAIEEILRYESPTQMTVRFATEDVEIGGKIIRKGQQVYIILGAANRDPEVFSNPDQLDITRTPNHHLAFGTGIHFCLGAPLARLEADIAIRTLLRRMPTLQLDTKTPQWRGLIGFRGLHTLPVSFEKA; the protein is encoded by the coding sequence ATGGCAGAAAATATCGTACAGGTAAGCAGGTTCAATCCATTATCACCAGAGTTTCGGACAAATCCATATCCGTTTTACGATGCACTTCGAGCTACAGCTCCGGTGCACTGGGTCTCCTCGATTGATCAGGAGGACTGGTTTGTCACAAGTTATAAAGAGGCATTCTCCATTCTCAAAGATTGTCGCTTTGAAAAGCGGATGCGAATTCCGGAAACTTCTGAAGCGTATGGACCGCTTGCTCACATTCAAAAAAATATGATGCTCTTCCAAAATCCCCCTGATCATACACGACTGCGGATGCTCGTAAGCAAAGCGTTTACTCCTCATATGATCCAGGAGTTATATCCGTATATCGAAGAAACGGTGAATGAGCTTCTTGATGAGATACAGCCTACAGGAAAAATGGAGCTCATCTCGGAGTTTGCGTTTCCGCTCCCCGTTATTGTCATTACGAAAATGCTAGGCATACCGATTGACGAGCGGGAACAGTTTAGAGAGTGGGCGAATGTTTTGATTCGTACCATTGATTTGAGCAGAACAGAAGAGTCGCTCGATCAAGGTGGAGAGGTGGCTAGAAAGCTCATAGGGTACTTCCACAGTCTAATCGAGCAGTGTCGACGGCATCCCCAAAATGATTTAATGAGTCAGCTCATTCAAGCTGAAGAACAAGGCGACCGATTGAATGAAGACGAGCTGGTCGCCATGTGTATCTTGTTGTTGATTGCTGGACATGAGACTACGATGAATCTAATTGGGAATGGAATGCTTTCCTTGCTACAGCATCCTCAGCAATGTGAAAAATTAAGAGAAAATCCTGTGCTTATTTCAACGGCTATTGAGGAAATTTTACGATATGAGAGCCCGACACAGATGACGGTTCGCTTTGCAACAGAAGACGTTGAAATCGGTGGAAAGATCATTCGAAAAGGGCAGCAAGTGTATATTATACTAGGAGCGGCGAATCGAGATCCAGAGGTATTTTCTAATCCGGACCAACTCGATATCACTCGAACACCGAATCATCATCTTGCATTTGGAACCGGTATTCATTTTTGTTTAGGTGCTCCGTTGGCACGTTTAGAAGCGGATATTGCCATTCGTACGTTGCTGCGGAGGATGCCTACGCTGCAACTGGACACAAAGACCCCACAATGGAGAGGCCTAATTGGATTTCGAGGTTTGCACACCCTGCCCGTCTCTTTTGAAAAAGCTTAG
- the bioF gene encoding 8-amino-7-oxononanoate synthase, whose amino-acid sequence MDTFEAALKDALGETEAKGLLRTLRVVEENQNIHVFSTNNYLGLATDQKMKEAAAQAIQRYGTGSGGSRLTTGNFTLHEQLEKKIASFKRKEDAIVFSSGYLANLGIISALMREGDAIFSDALNHASIIDGCRLSKAQTFIYQHANMQDLEEKLQQAVQHKKKLIVTDGIFSMDGTIAPLPEIVELAERYGAWVMVDDAHATGVLGATGAGTAEHFGLSDKVQLTMGTLSKAIGAEGGYVAAAASVTNYLRNYARSFIFQTSLSPSVVAAAMKGIELIQLEPERRQTLRENATYIRSGLQQCGFTLIEGNTPIIAVIIGDAKQAVRFSRLLEEEGIFAPAIRPPTVAEGSSRIRVTVMATHTVFEIEKALASFKKVGKEIGIIG is encoded by the coding sequence ATGGATACCTTTGAAGCGGCGTTAAAGGATGCTCTAGGTGAAACAGAAGCCAAGGGCCTGCTTCGTACACTTCGAGTTGTCGAGGAGAACCAAAACATTCATGTGTTCTCTACGAATAATTATCTTGGACTTGCCACAGATCAGAAAATGAAAGAAGCGGCGGCACAAGCGATTCAACGGTATGGGACAGGAAGCGGTGGTTCTCGCCTGACAACAGGAAATTTTACATTACACGAACAGCTTGAAAAAAAGATTGCTTCCTTTAAAAGAAAAGAAGATGCAATCGTATTTAGCAGCGGGTATTTAGCGAATCTCGGAATCATCTCCGCTCTTATGAGAGAAGGAGATGCGATTTTCAGTGATGCATTAAATCACGCAAGCATTATTGATGGGTGTCGCTTGAGCAAAGCACAAACATTTATTTATCAACATGCTAATATGCAAGACTTAGAAGAAAAATTACAACAAGCTGTTCAGCATAAAAAGAAACTAATCGTAACAGATGGAATTTTCAGCATGGACGGTACGATTGCGCCCCTTCCAGAGATTGTGGAGCTAGCCGAGCGATACGGAGCATGGGTGATGGTAGATGATGCACATGCCACCGGGGTACTCGGAGCAACAGGGGCAGGCACAGCGGAACACTTTGGATTAAGCGATAAAGTTCAGCTGACAATGGGGACATTAAGTAAAGCCATTGGAGCGGAAGGCGGGTACGTAGCCGCTGCTGCATCGGTCACGAACTATTTGCGTAATTATGCGCGTTCGTTTATTTTTCAAACATCTCTTTCACCTAGTGTAGTGGCAGCTGCAATGAAGGGGATTGAACTCATTCAGTTGGAGCCTGAACGGCGGCAGACATTGCGAGAGAATGCGACTTATATACGATCCGGTCTTCAGCAATGTGGCTTTACGCTCATTGAAGGAAACACACCGATTATTGCCGTTATTATTGGCGATGCGAAACAAGCAGTTCGTTTTTCTCGCCTGTTAGAAGAAGAGGGGATATTCGCTCCAGCGATCCGACCACCTACTGTTGCGGAAGGATCAAGTCGAATTCGGGTAACGGTCATGGCCACACACACCGTTTTCGAAATCGAGAAAGCGCTTGCTAGTTTTAAGAAGGTTGGAAAAGAAATAGGGATCATCGGATAA